A single region of the Arthrobacter sp. PAMC25564 genome encodes:
- a CDS encoding alpha/beta fold hydrolase, translated as MTFHSVASDPAPFVFSQPAGPTAIRASTVLPARRENVELRTEDGHVLVGELAVPETGGIKATIITLHPLPTHGGFMDSHVFRKASYRLPALAGIAVLRFNTRGTASPRGTSGGVFEGGVGERLDVEAAVRFAVERGLPNRWLVGWSFGTELALMYGASEPVASEVEGAILLSPPLHRATDVHLKEWADAGKPLKVLVPEHDDYLQPAAAAERFAAVPQAVVVGVDGAKHLWVGEKYASRVLNEIVAEVIPGPAGGASLPSEWDGPVATAHA; from the coding sequence ATGACTTTTCACTCCGTGGCTTCTGATCCCGCGCCGTTCGTCTTCAGCCAGCCGGCCGGACCGACGGCGATCCGCGCCTCCACGGTGCTGCCGGCCCGCCGCGAGAACGTGGAGCTCCGCACCGAGGACGGCCACGTGCTGGTGGGCGAGCTCGCGGTCCCGGAAACCGGCGGCATCAAGGCGACCATCATCACGCTCCACCCGCTGCCGACGCACGGCGGCTTCATGGATTCCCATGTCTTCCGGAAGGCCTCCTACCGCCTGCCGGCCCTGGCCGGAATTGCCGTGCTCCGCTTCAACACCCGGGGCACCGCCTCGCCCAGGGGAACCAGCGGCGGGGTCTTTGAAGGGGGAGTGGGTGAACGCCTCGACGTCGAGGCCGCCGTCCGGTTCGCCGTCGAGCGGGGCCTGCCCAACCGCTGGCTGGTGGGCTGGTCCTTCGGCACCGAACTGGCGCTGATGTACGGGGCGTCCGAGCCGGTGGCCTCCGAGGTGGAGGGCGCCATCCTGCTTTCGCCGCCGCTGCACCGGGCCACGGACGTGCACCTGAAGGAATGGGCGGACGCCGGCAAGCCGCTGAAGGTCCTGGTCCCGGAGCATGACGACTACCTGCAGCCGGCTGCCGCCGCGGAGCGTTTCGCCGCGGTGCCCCAGGCCGTCGTGGTGGGGGTCGACGGCGCGAAGCACCTCTGGGTGGGGGAGAAGTACGCCTCCCGCGTGCTCAACGAGATCGTGGCTGAGGTCATCCCGGGGCCCGCCGGCGGGGCCTCCCTGCCATCGGAATGGGACGGGCCGGTCGCCACCGCGCACGCCTGA
- a CDS encoding cold-shock protein yields MAQGTVKWFNAEKGFGFITPDDADGDVFVHYSEIQTGGFKTLDENQRVQFEIGQGAKGPQATGVTLV; encoded by the coding sequence ATGGCACAGGGAACCGTCAAGTGGTTCAACGCTGAAAAGGGCTTCGGCTTCATCACCCCGGATGACGCGGATGGCGATGTCTTCGTTCACTATTCCGAGATCCAGACCGGTGGCTTCAAGACCCTCGACGAGAACCAGCGTGTTCAGTTCGAGATCGGCCAGGGCGCCAAGGGCCCCCAGGCAACCGGAGTAACGCTGGTCTAG
- a CDS encoding ATP/GTP-binding protein, which produces MPRSNRPRRAVSGRTAAGKAAKPGARSGPVPELDLERARTGVARRESAPDGEWMVRSITAGRAEKTYVCPGCSTAVLPGVAHLVVWSEDHLFGAAAGLAERRHWHSNCWTSRSYRYR; this is translated from the coding sequence ATGCCCCGTTCCAACCGACCCCGCCGAGCCGTCTCCGGAAGAACAGCCGCCGGCAAGGCAGCGAAACCCGGGGCGCGGTCCGGCCCGGTGCCGGAGCTGGATCTTGAGCGGGCGCGGACGGGTGTTGCCCGCCGGGAGAGCGCGCCGGACGGTGAATGGATGGTCCGCTCCATCACGGCCGGCCGGGCGGAGAAAACCTATGTCTGTCCAGGCTGCTCGACGGCGGTGCTGCCCGGGGTAGCCCACCTGGTGGTCTGGTCGGAGGACCACCTCTTCGGCGCTGCCGCGGGCCTCGCGGAGCGCCGGCACTGGCATTCCAACTGCTGGACCTCGCGCAGCTACCGCTATCGCTAA
- the nucS gene encoding endonuclease NucS, whose amino-acid sequence MRLVIARCSVDYVGRLKAHLPLATRLLLVKADGSVLVHSDGGSYKPLNWMSPPASLRVSTPDEVDVELGVTERWTVQSAKTDDRLIINIHEQLHDTSHELGVDPGLIKDGVEADLQRLLAEQIELLGSGFSLIRREYFTAIGPVDILARDADGATVAVELKRRGDIDGVEQLTRYLELLNRDPLLAPVRGIFAAQQIKPQAKVLANDRGIDCVTLDYDAMRGVDDSESRLF is encoded by the coding sequence GTGCGTTTAGTCATAGCCCGTTGCTCCGTTGATTATGTCGGCCGGCTCAAAGCCCATCTCCCGCTGGCCACCCGGCTCCTGCTGGTCAAGGCCGACGGCTCCGTCCTGGTCCATTCCGACGGCGGATCCTACAAGCCGTTGAACTGGATGAGCCCGCCGGCCTCGCTGCGCGTCTCCACCCCGGACGAGGTCGACGTTGAACTCGGCGTGACCGAGCGGTGGACCGTCCAGTCCGCCAAGACCGATGACCGGCTGATCATCAACATCCATGAACAGCTGCATGACACCTCCCATGAGCTCGGCGTGGACCCGGGCCTGATCAAGGATGGGGTCGAGGCGGATCTGCAACGGCTTCTGGCCGAGCAGATCGAGCTCCTCGGCAGCGGGTTTTCGCTGATCCGGCGCGAATACTTCACCGCGATCGGCCCCGTGGACATCCTGGCCAGGGACGCCGACGGCGCCACCGTCGCCGTCGAGCTCAAACGGCGTGGCGACATCGACGGCGTCGAACAGCTCACCCGGTACCTGGAACTGCTGAACCGTGACCCGCTGCTCGCCCCGGTCCGCGGGATCTTCGCCGCGCAACAGATCAAGCCGCAGGCCAAGGTCCTGGCGAACGACCGCGGCATTGACTGCGTCACACTCGACTATGACGCCATGCGCGGCGTCGATGACAGCGAGTCCAGGCTCTTCTGA